Proteins encoded in a region of the Pseudomonas sp. PDNC002 genome:
- a CDS encoding PRC-barrel domain-containing protein, with protein sequence MNYEDRDTYGMYKGHNGIAADDHSSAGPGPRLMGADTLIGNDVYNAEDEDLGDIKEIMLDTQSGQVAYAVLSFGGFLGMGEKLFAVPWSLLRLDTVNKRFVLDVDKDRLSSAPGFDKDDWPDMQDPTWGRDIHAYYETKPIQDSRF encoded by the coding sequence ATGAACTACGAAGATCGCGACACCTACGGTATGTACAAGGGCCATAACGGCATTGCCGCCGATGACCATTCCAGTGCCGGTCCCGGCCCCCGTTTGATGGGCGCGGACACGCTTATCGGGAATGACGTCTACAACGCCGAGGACGAGGATCTTGGCGACATCAAGGAAATCATGCTGGACACGCAAAGCGGGCAGGTTGCCTATGCTGTGCTGTCGTTCGGCGGGTTCCTGGGGATGGGCGAAAAGCTGTTTGCGGTGCCGTGGAGTCTCTTGAGGCTGGATACGGTAAACAAACGCTTCGTACTCGATGTCGACAAGGACCGACTCAGCAGCGCGCCAGGATTCGATAAGGATGACTGGCCGGACATGCAGGACCCGACATGGGGACGGGATATACATGCCTATTATGAAACCAAGCCAATCCAGGACTCCAGGTTCTAA